Genomic window (Streptomyces sp. NBC_01431):
CACGCCCAACGCCGAGGTCCGCCTCTTCCTGTACGCCCTCGACGGCGCCCGCACCGAGATCGTCTGGGACCGGGCCCACCACCCCTATCTCGCCCGGGTTCACTGGTCCGCGGACGGCGCGCCGCTGCTGCTCGTCCAGTCCCGGGACCAGCGCACCCAGCTCCACCTCGCCGTGAACCCGGAGACGGGCGCGACCCGCACCGTGCATGTCGACGAGGACCCCGACTGGCTCGAACTCCTTCCGGGCGGCCCCGCCTGGGCACCCGACGGCCGTCTCGTGCGCATCGCCGATGAGGGCGGGGCGCGTGTCCTCGCGGTGGGCGACCGGACCTTTACCGGGCCGCAGTTGCAGGTCAGGGCGGTGCTCGACATCGGCGACAGCGACGTGCTGATCTCCGCGTCCGCGGGCGAGAAGGCGAGTGCGGCCGCCGCGGGTGCTCCCGAGACCGGCGAGATCCATGTGTACCGGGTCAATGAGCTGGGTACTGAACGCGTCTCGGACGGTGCCGGAGTCCACTCGGCCGTACGGTCCGGCGCGGTCACGGTGCTGAGCTCCGCCCGGCCCGATCGGCCGGGGACGGTCGTGCGGGTGCTCCGGGACGGCAGGGAACTGGTCAAGATCGCCTCGTACGCCGATGAACCGCGCCTCGCGGTGCGGCTTCGGCTGACCCAAGGGGGCGCACGGCGGATCCCGTGCGCCGTCCTGCTTCCGGCCCACTACCAGGAGTCGGACGGGCCGCTGCCCGTACTCATGGATCCGTACGGCGGACCGCACGGACAGCGGGTGCTGGCCGCCCACAACGCACACCTCGCCTCGCAGTGGTTCGCGGACCAGGGCTTCGCGGTGGTGGTCGCCGACGGCCGCGGCACCCCGGGCCGATCCCCCGCCTGGGAGAAGGCGATCCGGGACGATTTCACCCTCGCGCTCGACGACCAGATCGAGGCGCTGCACGGCCTGGCGGGCGCGTACCCGCTGGACCTCGGCCGGGTGGCGATGCGGGGCTGGTCCTTCGGCGGCTATCTGTCAGCGCTGGCCGTGCTGCGCCGGCCGGACGTCTTCCACGCGGGGATCGCGGGGGCGCCGGTGACGGACTGGGAGCTGTACGACACGCACTACACGGAGCGCTACCTCGGCCTGCCGTCCTCGAATCCGGACGTCTACGCCGCCAACTCCCTTGTCTCAGCGGGCGAGTTGACGCAGGCCGTCGCCCCGGCCCGCCCGCTGATGGTCATTCACGGCATGGCGGACGACAACGTGGTGGTGGCGCACACCCTGCGGCTGTCCTCGGCGCTGCTCGCCGCGGGCCACCCGCACGAGGTCCTTCCGCTGACCGGCGTGACGCACATGACGCCGCAGGAGCAGGTGGCGGAGAACCTCCTGCTGCTCCAAGTCGACTTCCTGCGCCGCTCGTTGGAGCTCCCCCGGAAGTAGGCGCGACGGCCGGCCGGGACGCACGATGCGGCCCGGCCGGCCCACGGCACCCGCACGGCCGTACGGTGCCCAGAGTGGCGCGTCCGCATATCGGTGATGTGGCGATCAAGTTGCGTGCACGTTACGGAAATTGATGGACATTTAACATCAGATTCCGCAATTGCCCGAAGGCTGTCAAGCACGCGGCCGCACCAAAGAAAGAAATCTTCCGCCAAGTTAATCGATGAGTTCACCTCGGCCTGCGCAAAACCCTTGACGCACACCGCCGCACGCATGAATGTTCCGATCGACAAAAGACGCCAAGCGGCGCTGCTGAATCCTTCCGGTGCGGGGGGCAATGCGAAATGACGAGTTCCACAAGAGCTGCCATGGAGCCAACCGATCCACTCCCCGGAGAGGACGGTGCCCCAGCAGCGGCCGACGGTATCGAAGTAAAGACGAGCGAACTCGTCGGACGCTCACCCGGGCGTCTCGCATGGATCAGGTTCAAACGCGACAAGGTCGGAATCCTGTGTGCCTTTACGGTGCTCGGATTCATCCTGATCGCGCTGGCCGCTCCACTCATCTCGAAGCTGTACGGCAAAGATCCCTATCAGCTCTATGGGCAGGACCGCGGGCTGCTGAACAGCTACGGCATCCCGCTCAAGCCCAACGGCGGGATCGACGGCGACTTCTGGTTCGGCCTCGAACCGAGGCTGGGCCGCGACGTCTTCACGCTGCTGATCTACGGCATCCGCACCTCGCTGCTCATCGCCCTCGCGGTCACCGTGGTCGCGGTGGTCATCGGGGTCCTGGTGGGGCTGGTCCAGGGGTACCTGGGCGGCCGGACCGACTACTTCCTCGGCCGGTTCTCGGACCTGATGCTGTCGTTCCCGCAGCAGCTGTTCTTCATCGCCTTCACCCCCGTGATCGTGGCTCTGTTCGTCTCCCCCACCGACGAGGAGCCGACCTACGTCCGGGTGGTGGCGCTGATCCTGGTGCAGCTGGTCCTCGGCTGGATGACGATCGGGCGGCTCATCCGGGCCCAGGTGCTCTCGCTGCGCGAACGCGAGTTCATCGAAGCGGCCCGGCTCAGCGGGGCCTCGGGCTGGCGGATCATCCGCAAGGAGCTGCTGCCCAACATCTGGTCGACGGTGCTGGTGCAGGCGACGCTGCTGCTGCCGGTCAACGTCACCGCCGAGGCGGGGCTCTCCTACCTCGGTGTCGGGGTCCACAGCCCCACTCCGGACTGGGGCCTGCTCTTCCAGTCCGGAGCGACGTACTACGACTCCGATCTCACCTTCATGTTCTTCCCCGGCATCGCGATGGTCGTCTTCGTCGTCGCGTTCAACCTGCTCGGGGATTCGGTCCGGGACGCTCTCGACCCCAAGACCGTGCGCTGAAGTCCGATCATCCTGACAGGCAGGAATCCATGAGAATAAACAAGGCGCGCCAGGTTTCCGCGGTTCTGGCGGTGGGGGCACTGGCACTGACCGCCGCGTGCAGCAGCGGCGGGGCCGGCGACACCGGCAAGGGTGCCGACTCGGGCAAGAAGGCCGAGGTGCAGAACTTCGGCGTGGGCACCAAGGCCGACTCCACCGGCCCGGCCGTGGCGGTCGACGGCGCGAAGTCCGGCGGCACCGCCTACAGCCTCGACCAGGCCGGCTTCGACTACCTCGACCCGGGCCAGCAGTACGTGAGCGACCAGCTCTCGGTGCAGCTGCTCTACAACCGCTCGCTCACCGGCTACAAGATCGACCCGAAGACCGGCAAGACGGTCGTCGTCGGCGACCTCGCCACCGACGCCGGCACCCCCTCCGACGGCGCGAAGACCTGGACGTACACCCTGAAGGACGGGGTGAAGTTCGAGGACGGCACGCCGGTCACCACCAAGGACATCAAGTACGGCATCGAGCGGCTCTTCGCCGACTACCAGACGCAGGGACCGCAGTACGTCCAGAAGTGGCTCTACGGCGCCGACTACCGCAAGAAGTACGCCGGTCCCTACGACGGCAAGGAGATCCCGGACGCGCAGATCGCGACCCCCGACGACAAGACGATCGTCTTCCACTTCCTGGAGCCGCACGCGGACACCCCGTACGCGATGGCGATGCCCAACATCTCGCCGGTCCCCAAGGCCAAGGACGACAAGCAGAAGTACAACAACCACCCGGTCTCCACCGGCCCGTACAAGATCGCCGACTATCAGCCGGGCAAGTCGCTGTCCTTCGTGCGCAACCCCAACTGGGACCCGAAGAGCGACCCCATCCGCAACGCCTACCCGGACAAGTGGCAGTTCCAGCTCGGCATCCAGGAGCCGGGTCTGACCAACCGGCTCGCCGCCGACACCGGCACCGACAAGTACGCCATCAACATGGCGAACTCGGCGGATCCGTCGAAGATGCAGACCCTCACCTCGGACCCGCAGTACAAGAGCCGGACGGTCAACGAGTACCAGCCCTACGTCGAGGTGTTCAATCTCAACACCAAGCGGATCACCAACCCGAAGGTCCGCCAGGCGCTGGCGTACGCGTTCCCGATGCAGCAGGTCCAGCAGGCGTTCGGCGGTGGCGCGCAGGGCGACCTCGGCACCACGCTGCTCAGCCCGACCGTGGCCGGCTGGCAGAAGTTCGACCCGTTCGGCAAGCTGACCAAGCCCATGGGCGACCCCGAGAAGTCGCTGGCACTCCTGAAGGACGCCGGCGTCACCACCCCGTACAAGATCTCGCTGGCGTACGCGAACACCCCGCGCTGGGACAACGTCACGCTGACCATCCAGAAGGCGCTGGAGAAGGCCGGGTTCACGGTCGAGCGCAAGGCCATCGACCCGACCTCGTACTACACGGTGGTCGGCAAGGTGGACACCCCGTACGACATGTACCGCACCGGGTGGGGCGCGGACTGGCCCAACGGCTCGACCGTCATCCCGCCGACCATGGACGGACGCAACCTCGCGGACGGCACCAACAACTACTCGTTCCTGAACGACCCGAAGGTCAACTCCGAGATCGACCGCATCAACCAGATCACGGACCTGCCGCAGCAGGCCGCGCAGTGGGAGAAGCTCTCCGAGTACGTGCTCCAGACCGACACGTCGCAGATCCCGTTCGTCTTCGACAAGTACTTCAACCTGTACGGCTCCGGTCTCGGCGGCGTCACCTACAACGAGATCTACGGATCGATCAACCCGAACACGATCTTCGTGAAGCAGTAGCAGATGCGGCTCGGTTTCCCCGGCCCCGCGTCGGGCCGGGGAAACCGCATAGCGACGGAAGAGTCAGCCGATGTTCCGTTTCCTCGTGCGCCGCGTGCTCGGTGCCGTGGTCATCCTGCTGTTGATCAGCATGATCACCTATTTTCTCTTCTTCTTCCTGCCCTCCGACCCGGCGCTGCTTTCCTGCGGAAAACAATGCGATCCACAGAATGTCGCCCTGATCCGCAAGAACCTCGGCCTCGACCTGCCGATCTGGACGCAGTACTGGCATTACATGGTCGGCATATTCGCCGGCCGCCACATGCCGATAGGGGACTGCCCCGCGCCCTGCTTCGGCTATTCCTTCGCCAATCAGCAGCCGGTCTGGGGCACGATCGCCGACAGCTATCCCACCACGCTGACGCTGGCCGTCGGCGGCTCGGCGGTCTTCCTCACCATCGGCGTCTCGCTCGGCCTGGTCTCGGCCTGGCGCCAGGGGACCGTCTTCGACCGGATCGCCAGCTCCGCCTCGCTGCTCGGGCAGTCGGTGCAGATCTACTTCATCGGCCCGCTGGCCATCCTGTTGTTCTCCACCAAGCTGGGCTGGCTCGACCGGGGCCACGACGTGGACTGGGCGCACGACGCCTGGGGATCGGTCACCGGGATGATCCTGCCGTGTCTGGTCCTGTCGGTGATCTTCTGGTCCAACTACAGCCGACAGACCCGGTCGTTGATGGTGGAGCAGCTCTCCGAGGACCACATCAGGGCGGCCCGCGCCAAGGGCATGTCATCCCGCTACGTCTTTCTGCGGTACGCGCTGCGCGGCGCGATGGCCACCATCATCACCATCTTCGGCGT
Coding sequences:
- a CDS encoding prolyl oligopeptidase family serine peptidase — its product is MTTTASRHPEAPGALSFPRHSARTQRFTLGAPRAFTIAPDGERVVFLRSAGGTERSNRLWVLDLAGGAAERLAADPDALLGGRGERLSAQERARRERSREGSAGIVAYATDAAVELAAFALSGRLFTAELRAGTARELPARGPVLDPRPSPDGRHVAYVARGALRVVGAEGEDDRALAEPESPEVTYGLAEFIAAEEMSRSRGHWWSPDSDRLLVARADESDVRRWWIADPANPGEEPARVAYPAAGTPNAEVRLFLYALDGARTEIVWDRAHHPYLARVHWSADGAPLLLVQSRDQRTQLHLAVNPETGATRTVHVDEDPDWLELLPGGPAWAPDGRLVRIADEGGARVLAVGDRTFTGPQLQVRAVLDIGDSDVLISASAGEKASAAAAGAPETGEIHVYRVNELGTERVSDGAGVHSAVRSGAVTVLSSARPDRPGTVVRVLRDGRELVKIASYADEPRLAVRLRLTQGGARRIPCAVLLPAHYQESDGPLPVLMDPYGGPHGQRVLAAHNAHLASQWFADQGFAVVVADGRGTPGRSPAWEKAIRDDFTLALDDQIEALHGLAGAYPLDLGRVAMRGWSFGGYLSALAVLRRPDVFHAGIAGAPVTDWELYDTHYTERYLGLPSSNPDVYAANSLVSAGELTQAVAPARPLMVIHGMADDNVVVAHTLRLSSALLAAGHPHEVLPLTGVTHMTPQEQVAENLLLLQVDFLRRSLELPRK
- a CDS encoding ABC transporter permease, encoding MTSSTRAAMEPTDPLPGEDGAPAAADGIEVKTSELVGRSPGRLAWIRFKRDKVGILCAFTVLGFILIALAAPLISKLYGKDPYQLYGQDRGLLNSYGIPLKPNGGIDGDFWFGLEPRLGRDVFTLLIYGIRTSLLIALAVTVVAVVIGVLVGLVQGYLGGRTDYFLGRFSDLMLSFPQQLFFIAFTPVIVALFVSPTDEEPTYVRVVALILVQLVLGWMTIGRLIRAQVLSLREREFIEAARLSGASGWRIIRKELLPNIWSTVLVQATLLLPVNVTAEAGLSYLGVGVHSPTPDWGLLFQSGATYYDSDLTFMFFPGIAMVVFVVAFNLLGDSVRDALDPKTVR
- a CDS encoding ABC transporter permease, encoding MFRFLVRRVLGAVVILLLISMITYFLFFFLPSDPALLSCGKQCDPQNVALIRKNLGLDLPIWTQYWHYMVGIFAGRHMPIGDCPAPCFGYSFANQQPVWGTIADSYPTTLTLAVGGSAVFLTIGVSLGLVSAWRQGTVFDRIASSASLLGQSVQIYFIGPLAILLFSTKLGWLDRGHDVDWAHDAWGSVTGMILPCLVLSVIFWSNYSRQTRSLMVEQLSEDHIRAARAKGMSSRYVFLRYALRGAMATIITIFGVDLSAVLGGAIITEVTFGLHGLGLLSVEAVLRSDLPLEMAVMLIGATLIVVCNIVVDLAYAFIDPRIRLT
- a CDS encoding ABC transporter substrate-binding protein; translation: MRINKARQVSAVLAVGALALTAACSSGGAGDTGKGADSGKKAEVQNFGVGTKADSTGPAVAVDGAKSGGTAYSLDQAGFDYLDPGQQYVSDQLSVQLLYNRSLTGYKIDPKTGKTVVVGDLATDAGTPSDGAKTWTYTLKDGVKFEDGTPVTTKDIKYGIERLFADYQTQGPQYVQKWLYGADYRKKYAGPYDGKEIPDAQIATPDDKTIVFHFLEPHADTPYAMAMPNISPVPKAKDDKQKYNNHPVSTGPYKIADYQPGKSLSFVRNPNWDPKSDPIRNAYPDKWQFQLGIQEPGLTNRLAADTGTDKYAINMANSADPSKMQTLTSDPQYKSRTVNEYQPYVEVFNLNTKRITNPKVRQALAYAFPMQQVQQAFGGGAQGDLGTTLLSPTVAGWQKFDPFGKLTKPMGDPEKSLALLKDAGVTTPYKISLAYANTPRWDNVTLTIQKALEKAGFTVERKAIDPTSYYTVVGKVDTPYDMYRTGWGADWPNGSTVIPPTMDGRNLADGTNNYSFLNDPKVNSEIDRINQITDLPQQAAQWEKLSEYVLQTDTSQIPFVFDKYFNLYGSGLGGVTYNEIYGSINPNTIFVKQ